A single Populus nigra chromosome 13, ddPopNigr1.1, whole genome shotgun sequence DNA region contains:
- the LOC133671677 gene encoding cyclin-dependent protein kinase inhibitor SMR6 — MGFSKKTQVDSGLDSEGKKWVIAGIAIRTSLKPVNTKSRVKDCDGDEEEEFSTTPTAKEARIPERLPCPPAPRKRRPSSRCNYSGVREFFTPPDLETVFKCYVEKAN; from the coding sequence ATGGGTTTTTCAAAGAAGACACAGGTGGATTCAGGTTTGGACTCTGAAGGGAAGAAATGGGTGATCGCCGGAATAGCAATAAGGACTTCACTGAAGCCGGTAAACACGAAATCAAGAGTAAAAGATTGCGATGGTGACGAAGAGGAGGAGTTTTCTACTACGCCAACAGCCAAAGAGGCGAGAATACCGGAGAGGTTGCCATGCCCGCCTGCTCCAAGGAAGCGGCGGCCGTCTTCAAGGTGTAACTACAGTGGTGTTAGGGAGTTCTTTACTCCTCCTGATTTGGAAACAGTGTTTAAATGCTATGTTGAGAAAGCAAATTGA